One genomic window of Panulirus ornatus isolate Po-2019 chromosome 14, ASM3632096v1, whole genome shotgun sequence includes the following:
- the LOC139753290 gene encoding cold shock domain-containing protein CG9705-like: MSSPGSLTPDSPNKGLLLQIPSPIITRRNRTKSTTDIANSNPDVKGKVKYFCRSKGHGFITPDDGADDLFLHISDIEGEYVPQEGDEVTYRLCPIPPKREKYQATHVRIINFTPEVHHRWDCKPDEDQH; the protein is encoded by the exons ATGTCATCACCAGGCAGCCTCACTCCAGACAGCCCCAACAAGGGGCTTCTCTTGCAGATTCCTTCACCTATCATTACCAGACGCAACCGCACTAAGTCTAC GACAGACATAGCCAACAGTAATCCTGATGTTAAGGGGAAGGTGAAGTATTTTTGCCGATCAAAAGGCCATGGCTTCATAACACCAGATGATGGCGCAGATGATCTCTTCCTTCATATTTCAGA CATTGAAGGAGAGTATGTACCtcaagaaggagatgaagtgactTATCGCTTGTGTCCCATACCCCCTAAACGAGAGAAGTACCAAGCAACACATGTGCGAATCATCAACTTTACACCTGAAGTGCATCATCGCTGGGATTGCAAACCTGATGAAGATCAACATTAG